The DNA segment TGGAGTTGGAAAGAGCAAAGACCCAGCTGAAATCCATGCTGATGATGAACCTGGAGTCCAGACCGGTGATTTTTGAGGACGTTGGGAGACAAGTGTTAGCCACGGGTACAAGGAAGCTACCCCACGAGCTCTGCGGTCTGATCAGTGAGTAGAACACCCAATTTcggattaataataataaaaacaatggcaGAAGCGGTTCGGCTGTAAGGCTGCGTTCAGTCCGACGTCCATTAGTTGGACGCCAATGACTGACCAATGAGATTGTTTGGTTGAGCAATtgggtaaaaatacaaaaaaattaagaatggttggttaataaaaaaaatatgcttacattttaaataaggcCATCCTGCGGAATGATTATAAATGGGGTTTTATTTCAGAATCACTTGTAACCATTTAACAGCCAGAGGTGTCATCgcagtataaatatatgtactgtatagaCAGTATATGGTTATTTTTATCTGGTTTCCTAATCTGTGCTTTCCTGTAAAATCTCCAATTATAGGGATTTTACTTTAAATCACTTGAGGAGTGTTGGCGCAATGAGTTTGTGTTTTGTCCTCGACAGGAATTTtggattttaaatattaaatttccGTTTCAGGTGAGGTGAAAGCCAGCGACATCAAGAGGGTCGCCACCAAGATGTTACGGAATAAGCCGGCCGTGGCCGCGTTAGGGGACCTCGCGGAGCTTCCGGACTATGATCATATCCAGGCCGCGCTCTCTAGTAAAGATGGACGCCTGCCCCGGTCGTATCGGCTTTTCCGATAACACCCTCGAGTTTGTAAAAAGTGCTAAAAATCACTGGAGAGGCAGAAAGGGATTTTGGGCTTCATCCCCAGGACATCGGGACAAAGCTGTCTTCTGAGGCTCCTCACCGAACGGATCAGGCAAagctttaatgtttctttttcctcctcgCCGGCAAAGTAAGTCCTGGACTCGCTTTAAATGCAGGACACCTTCTGTGGATTGCCGAAGGAGCCCTGAACCCCAAACTTAGCGGCAGAAAAGCCCAACCGCAGTGAAGCTGCCATTCATTCTGCTTTCTCATCAAGCCGCAGGACTTACAAGTACGTCAACCTTGTCTGTTAgcggatgtccccttgttagaAAATCAAAAGTATTTAGCAGGTAGGGGGTAGGTATGGCCCTGTAACCCTTTCGTTGCCAGAGGGTGCATTGTTCTGACATCGAGAAGGTTAAATCCCAGCGGCTCTCCTTTCTACATGACCTCGTGGCCTTAAAGACGACTTGGCCACACCGGCTCGGAGAGTCCGGCTCTTATGAGGTCCCACAGATGATTAGTTTGTGAATATGAATCAAACTTTGTTTACTTGTCACAATAatgttttttggaggggggggtatTTTATTCCTTGGCCTAATGTAGTTATCAATACAATctttaaaagagaaaattatACACCGGTTTCTGTCTGAAATGCAGTCTTCTCTGTTGTTAAAGTTTACGTAGATAAAACGGCATTGCCTGCAAGATCATGAAAGGTTATGTTTTCAAATGAAAATCGAAGTTGCCTCCGAAGAGGCTTTGTGCCATGTAATCTTTTTGGGTTGGGGGGTAGATGAATGCATCCTTCAGCACAGGGGGTACATCGGTGCTGTTCTGGCAATGCGTGTTCCCCTGCTGCTAGCCAAACTCTTTACCGTGATGCCCCAAGTATCGGGTGGCCATAATATCGTGTAAAGCTGAAGTGCCATTGTGACGGCAATGAATAGTATTTGTCGTGGCTGGAGCTTGGGTGCCACAGTCACAGGGATTGGGTCGCTTCACACTTATTGGGTAAAAATGTGTACATGGGGTAGTGTAGGGTTAAAGTAGCATGCAGATTTTTGTGAAATAATTTCTTTGTGTTGACAAAACCATTGTATATGCCTCGTCTAAAACCCCCTACTGAAGGGTAAGTCGCCGTGCTGTACCCTCTGGCACAATTGATGGAGCGTTTAGTTTAGATTTTGGCCTCTGTTTTCGCTAAAATCTGTGACTTAAACCCCTGCTTGTGATGCGAAGACTGTTGGTTTAGGATTAGGGTAATTGTGTATTTTGTAATCTCTGGGCTGGTGCTCCCTGCATTATCGTTTAGTAAATGGGGAAGGTAGATTTGGTCTGGATCCATCTATTTATTGCACATTATTCTAGAATGCAAGGTGGTGGCAACCAGATGCTTATGAACTATAATTCCCATGAGGCCTCTGAAgcagctggggggggcaggtcaCATGCTGTCCCCTGCTGTAATTGGTCATTATACTGAAAGGACTTTAACATCTAAATAGTGTATAAAAGTCCCATGTGCTAGCGGGACTGTACACAAGGCGTCAACACCTCccccttaaagaaaaaaaaaggaaaggagtaCTCGGTGTAGCCGCAGAACCTGAAAATATACGCTCCGATGGTGACCATTTCCGCATAAATAGAAAATTGAAGACCCCCATGCAGGGTTTTCTAAccagggttttctaaccatcagtcagccttttaaacttaaacttggatctgctctttctttcaaggaagtttctaagtgaccccaaacttttgaacggtagcgtGTATGTGTGAACTACCTGGaattaagcatttttatttggggACCCCGGCGCGCGGCCAGTAACAGGTTCCATTACGACCGCATGGAACTGGGAGCGGACGGGTTAATGGCGTGCGGACAAGGCCCATCATCCGGGCTGCTGGTTGGGGGGAATCTCGTTATCGCAGTCAGGAGATCGCGCAGACCGCGCTGTTCTTCTGGTTTTTCACAACTTGCCGCTTCTGCTGTTCCCGAGAACTTCTCCTTTTTATCCCCAGCAGGTAGAGCTCTCTGTCGAACTGGCCGGCGGCCAGAGGAATGCTGAAAGAGAACGCGGAGAACCGGTTACTGCCGGGACGTTACTTCTAAATCAAGAGAAGCCGATACCGATGTAGGCAAcgataagaaaaataaagtcaGCCCGAATTACTGATTGCTCGGCCACCCTTGTGCCTAAAAAGagtcataactcccatcaatcccATGATTCCAACTCAAAACACGACACGGTTTCAGTCTCTATCAGGCGGTTATATCAATCGCTGCATATAAAAcgtgatttaaataaatattgtgataAAAGGGTCTCACTTGTCTCGGCCGGGCCTTATCCGCACTTCAAATAAGCCAAAGACAGGCCTGTGGTCCGAAGTCTTGAGCCGGGAGCAGGACGAGTATTTCGCGACCCGGATGTCACCTTTATGGCGGCTTTTATAAACCACTCTGTCCTGGAAAATCAGAACGCAGAATTATCAAATCCGGTTTAAGAACGAGTTCTTAACCCCCACGCCGAACGCATTTACGGATCGGTGTTGACATTCATGCGCAGAGGAGGGAACTCGGCCGGTGGCGCTTACCGTATAGGAAGGAGTTCTCTGTTTGGAAGTCGTGTCGTAAGCATCGCATCCGACGTCAAACTTGTAGGTGGGAAGGAACTGAATTTCACCCTCGCGGAACCCTTTAAATATGGACCCTGGGAAaccagaataaataaaatgagccGCGTGGTGATGTCATCAACAAGtataaaaataccttttaaacCCCGATCCATGCTTGGCAGCGTGGGGGTGGGCTGGTTTAAGCCCCACATACACCGTATTGAGTTGAATTGAGCCTGTTCGGGTTAACCCGCTGAGATCCAGAGCTACCCACAATGCATTGCACATGCACTGTAAGGTGTGACTTGAGTCCTTACCATCGTTCATCTCTTTGCGCAGCTGATCATACTGCAGCAGGCGAGACATGTCTTTCCCCAGCTTGTGCTGCAGAATAGCGTTCACTCCCGTCCGGTCCTTGTTCAGACGGAAATTGAAGTCCCCGAACCAGAAAACTTCATCGAACCGGCTCGTCACGTCCGCTGGCGGTacaaaaaatgcaacatttagGTATAAAATACAGCCTTACAACGCAGGATTATCCCGTCCCCCTCGCTCTACATCAGGGCTTTGTATTGAAACGGATTTGAGGATGACGGTTATGCATAATGGGAGTGACAGCCCCGGACAGCGGAAGAGTTATACGTCGGCTCTGCGCCCCAACCTGTTATTCCCTGCTAACCAGACACAAGCGTTCTTCTCACGATACTCACTGGGATTGGAGCGATAAGGGTTTGTGTCGGGAATGTTTCTCGGAAGCTGGAGACCCTCGATGATTTTTTTGTAGTCGAGGACCCGCTCAACAACTTTCCCGTCtcctgctgttaaaaaaaaaaatacagaattggGTAATTCCCACAAATCACAAAGCAAACGTCTCCTCGTCTTACAGAACCCTTTCCTCCTCTATTCCGTTAGAGACGACTAAACCGCTCTGTTACTAATCTCCCCTACGCGCCGACCCCCTGCTCACCAACTGTGCCGGCAGCCTTACGGCAGAGCTCCGGTGCCACAGCGGGCTTCTTACGGTTACAGAACcgtatattcaataaaatgaatggGTCTCGAGGCTTCCGTTGTACAAACCTACATGTGAAGTGCGAGGTGATGAACAGAAACGACGTCCCGAAGAAGGTGAAAGATGCGGCCAAAGCTCCCTTGGTTTTGATCTGCGACACCATCCTCGTGGTCACCGTGGCAAATTCAACCTCTGCAGGGCAGTAAAGAAAAGCAGATTGGAACCAGAGCGGCGTTTCCGTGCGTTACGTATCTACCAGAGGATGTGAGAATTTTAAAACGTGCGCAGTGAGGCGCTAGTGATGAGATTACCCGAGCAGAACCAGATGAGGTCTCGTCTGATAAAGATCGAGAGGTAGAGAACCCCGTGGCCGGACGAGTGGAGTAAGACGTAGTGGGGTCCCAGCGTCTCTTGGAGTCGAATCTCCCACTCTCGTCTGGAAAGAAAGACAATCAGTGGAAGACCAGGTAAGCGCTAATCTTCTAAGTGCAGCGTCTGACGCGTTTCACTGACTGCAGAGTCTCTACTTTATGAATATCTGGAACTGAGCTGGTATCCACGTTACGTAATTCGATGATCAATTAAACCTTAAGTGTGTTCAGCAATTCATTAAATACGTAGCAGAGATCTCCTTTATCTAGTAATGGGGAGAAGCcttattccaaaaatatattacatttcaccCATAAGGGTGTCCTTAAATGTTCTTGTTTCATTGTTTTGTCTCTAAAGCTTCCCCTACCCTATAATGAGCtaattaatagtttttttttactctatattattaaaattttaatcttCCATGACGTCAGTTCTGGACGTACCTGTCGGGGCTGCCCTCCTGCACGCCGATCACATACATGTCTTGGGCAAAGTCATCTTCGGAAGGCAACAAGAGGTCATCGAGGCTTTCCGGCAGCTCCTGCAAgacaaacacagaaaaggatgttaaaaaacaaaaaaaaatctgatatccTTTTTCCCTACAAAAATTGTAGAAAAGATTGCCTTtcttccccccaaaaaacaaatcttaaGTGAAAATACACGACTCGGTGAGAGAAAGGGAACTGTATCGAAGACGATTCGCTACCTTAATATTTCCGAGACCAAAAATCTTGACCTCAAATCaagtaatttaataaaatatatatatttaccttaaaaaaaggaatatatgtTCTGGACGCAGTTTCGTGGATACAGATCCTTGTTAGTATCTAATGTTACCCTTAAAATATTCTGAGGAGCCGACCTCCTCGAATGCAGATCCTCGCCCCGGCTTAGTAAATAACCCTAATATAGTTCTAATCCACGCAGGGATTCGCTTTGGGAATGGATGCGAGGATACGGAAAGATGATGCCGTCGCTAACGGAAACGGTCTGCCGTGACCGGCTCTCTCGGGACCCCGCAAACCCCAGTACAGGAAAAGAGTATTTTTAGATCGCGCGGCAAAGGAAAGCCGACCGAAATACATCTGCCGGCTTATTTGTGGAGGCTGAAGGGCTTTCGTCACGGAACAGGTAGAGTCCGATATCGGAAATAATTTATATTCGCCGATTGAAAATATAAACCGTCTCAATATTGCATCTGCCGTTACCTTCCTCCCCTGCATGTTCCAGGTAGCGATGAAAATCCCCAGTCTCCTTTCTGGGAAATAACGGTCTAATTCCTCAGCTCCCAACAAGGCACCGCTGGCCAAAAGGCTCCCTTCCAAGTAACTCCTGAGGAGTGAAGAGCAGCAGGTGAAAcacatgtaataaataatacgCAAGCCCACTTCTATTAAGCTGGCCCTCGTGGACACGCTGTACTGGGGAAAGTCTTTGTACAGTCATAAGATCTCTTCTGCAATATGGGTTTTTATAGGAAACCTTTGGAAAGATTTTTGGACCCACGAGACCCCAGCCTCGCCTCACTGATGAGGTCCAGGAGGCTGCCGGTTCTCTGGTACCCGGACCCGGCAGCCGATATATGTTTATCCTGTCTGAGGTCCATGGATGTTTCTATCTAAGATGTTCAGACCAAGTCCTGTTCCACAGAAGCATCGAGGCGTCTTGGTCGGATACCGCGCACCCCTGTTTGACACCCAGTAAAGTTCCACAAGCTGCTTAGATTCTGGCGGCGGTGACCTAAATCTAACCGGCAGGGGAAGAGGTTTTAAGCCGGACCAGCTGCCGCGGAAACATTAAATACTTTCTAGAAGATCACAGATGGATGTGAAAAGGTctccagctttttttttcccccagcgCATCTCTTAAAACATCTCTCATCCTTAAATTGTTGATCAATACATCGTAAACCTGCTGTACGGCGCCGTGgaacttcaataaaaaatataaatgaaccctttcctttttttacaactTTTTGGGGGGCAATGATACGATATAAAGGTTTAATTTCatgtcaataaatataaaattacccCCTTTACGGAAGCCTGAATTACTAATTTACTAAAGTATCACAATCTTGAGTACAAATTTAacgtttttttattccttttcgGGGGGCTTTAGTACAAAACACAGGCAACAAATAACCCAACGATACGAAGGTTTAAAGTCACCACCGACCTGTCTCGGACGTCCTTGGAACGGATAGGAGTCAGCAGGCTGTACGTGGACTTCATGGACTCGTTGGAGCAGTGGTTGCAGACCATGTTCCTGTGAAGCCGAGTGTCGCTCAGGCTGCTGCTCTGTCTGAGAAGTCTGTGCTGAGAGGAACGCTTGTAATCCACGTAATCCGGATCTATCCTATTAGCCGTCCTGAGCGCCCTGGACGCTACGTTGAGTTCCATCTGGGGCAGAGGTTTCGACGATGTTATCTCGCGCAGTCGAGGTT comes from the Spea bombifrons isolate aSpeBom1 chromosome 8, aSpeBom1.2.pri, whole genome shotgun sequence genome and includes:
- the INPP5E gene encoding phosphatidylinositol polyphosphate 5-phosphatase type IV, with translation MPITMDQPKRVTPIPGDGESLLGVREQNEICDLEGEKFGDIRDWIDTQGKQGTAFLEQEEPRHPLHAELSTRFPDHIVPKPPNKPKSRLHKLERAASLDEKHWRRRFKASQESLTDPNETGSSNGSLPDASMIVNPAGHGSVDLSRESLQSNSLLAPSYPFAVERDSSSPFPNPPDPDTTSSRSSVTSAGKPRLREITSSKPLPQMELNVASRALRTANRIDPDYVDYKRSSQHRLLRQSSSLSDTRLHRNMVCNHCSNESMKSTYSLLTPIRSKDVRDRSYLEGSLLASGALLGAEELDRYFPERRLGIFIATWNMQGRKELPESLDDLLLPSEDDFAQDMYVIGVQEGSPDRREWEIRLQETLGPHYVLLHSSGHGVLYLSIFIRRDLIWFCSEVEFATVTTRMVSQIKTKGALAASFTFFGTSFLFITSHFTSGDGKVVERVLDYKKIIEGLQLPRNIPDTNPYRSNPTDVTSRFDEVFWFGDFNFRLNKDRTGVNAILQHKLGKDMSRLLQYDQLRKEMNDGSIFKGFREGEIQFLPTYKFDVGCDAYDTTSKQRTPSYTDRVVYKSRHKGDIRVAKYSSCSRLKTSDHRPVFGLFEVRIRPGRDNIPLAAGQFDRELYLLGIKRRSSREQQKRQVVKNQKNSAVCAIS